A region of Paractinoplanes abujensis DNA encodes the following proteins:
- a CDS encoding AfsR/SARP family transcriptional regulator: protein MFTLLGPVRVVTDAGDVAPGPPQQRALLALLLLRNTPVPIDDVVGALWGDSPPASAHGTVRTYAARLRQVLAGTGAELRRSASGYHIARNGAGVDADDFDRLVGAAREARRSGDLAGTASALRAALDVWSGPALGGVRAEFAAAQRTRLEESRHTAREQLFEAELALGRHEAVRADLGAAVADRPWDERLTELWMTALHRSGQTVEALEAFRRLRTALSDHLGLEPGSELQRLHQRLLRGDESAVVPPVSAEPAAARPVQIPPDVRDFTGRRAAVDRLCRILTEDGGIPVAGLTGLGGSGKTTLAVHVAHVLSDLFPYGRMYLDLRARTGGAVTAYDALGSLLRSIRPGLALPGTTAERSALWRTLTAGRDMLVVLDDADSSEQVEPLLPACAVVVTASRRLLELPAVAWQRLGPLSDEESLRLLGEIAGHRRVGAEPEAARELVAACSGHALSVRVAAARLLDRPLWSVRQIMAQLADDLRQPVVMHEDCKIVDEPIRRAEASLPAGPAQVFRLAALAASPVRTVAEVSTMTGLPRAEARAALEDLVDAHLIEAVDVDTYRYAVLIQAFARRRAEQVEGPDRCRAALAGPGRRLVAVA, encoded by the coding sequence ATGTTCACTCTGCTGGGCCCCGTACGGGTCGTGACGGATGCGGGCGACGTGGCTCCGGGGCCGCCCCAGCAACGGGCGCTGCTGGCCCTGCTGCTGCTGCGGAACACACCGGTGCCCATCGACGACGTGGTCGGCGCGCTGTGGGGCGACAGCCCGCCGGCGTCGGCGCACGGCACCGTTCGTACGTACGCCGCTCGTCTGCGGCAGGTTCTCGCCGGCACCGGAGCCGAGCTGCGCCGGTCGGCGAGCGGCTACCACATCGCTCGCAACGGGGCCGGTGTCGACGCGGACGACTTCGACCGGCTCGTCGGCGCCGCCCGCGAGGCCCGGCGCTCCGGAGATCTCGCCGGCACCGCGAGCGCCCTGCGCGCCGCCCTCGACGTGTGGTCCGGTCCGGCGCTGGGCGGCGTCCGGGCGGAGTTCGCGGCCGCCCAGCGCACCCGGCTCGAGGAGTCCCGGCACACCGCCCGCGAACAGCTCTTCGAGGCCGAACTGGCGCTGGGCCGGCACGAGGCGGTCCGGGCGGATCTGGGGGCGGCTGTCGCTGATCGGCCGTGGGACGAGCGCCTGACCGAGTTGTGGATGACCGCCCTGCACCGATCGGGGCAGACGGTCGAGGCGCTCGAGGCGTTCCGCCGGCTGCGCACCGCGCTGAGCGACCACCTCGGCCTCGAACCCGGTTCCGAGCTGCAGCGGCTGCATCAGCGGTTGCTGCGGGGCGACGAGTCCGCCGTCGTGCCGCCGGTGAGCGCCGAGCCGGCGGCGGCCCGGCCGGTTCAGATACCGCCGGACGTCCGGGACTTCACCGGTCGTCGCGCCGCGGTCGACCGGCTGTGCCGGATCCTCACCGAGGACGGCGGGATACCGGTCGCCGGCCTCACCGGTCTCGGCGGTTCGGGCAAGACGACTCTGGCCGTGCACGTGGCCCATGTCCTTTCCGATCTTTTCCCGTACGGGCGGATGTACCTCGATCTGCGCGCTCGTACGGGAGGGGCCGTGACCGCGTACGACGCCCTCGGATCGCTGCTCCGCTCGATCCGGCCCGGCCTCGCGCTGCCCGGAACGACGGCGGAGCGCTCCGCTCTGTGGCGCACGCTCACGGCTGGGCGCGACATGCTGGTGGTTCTCGATGACGCGGACAGCAGTGAGCAGGTGGAGCCGCTCTTGCCGGCTTGCGCGGTGGTCGTGACGGCGAGCCGGCGGCTGCTGGAGCTGCCGGCGGTGGCCTGGCAACGCCTCGGCCCGCTCAGCGATGAGGAATCGCTGCGTCTGCTGGGCGAGATCGCCGGGCACCGGCGCGTCGGCGCCGAACCGGAGGCGGCCCGGGAGCTGGTGGCCGCCTGCTCCGGGCATGCCCTGTCGGTCCGGGTGGCCGCGGCCCGGCTGCTCGACCGGCCGCTGTGGAGCGTCCGGCAGATCATGGCGCAATTGGCCGACGACCTGCGTCAACCGGTGGTGATGCACGAGGACTGCAAGATCGTTGATGAGCCGATCCGGCGGGCCGAGGCGAGCCTGCCGGCGGGACCGGCTCAGGTCTTCCGGCTCGCCGCCCTCGCCGCTTCCCCGGTCCGTACGGTGGCCGAGGTGAGCACGATGACCGGGCTGCCCCGGGCCGAGGCGCGGGCCGCCCTGGAAGACCTCGTGGACGCCCACCTGATCGAGGCGGTCGACGTCGACACCTACCGCTACGCGGTGCTGATCCAGGCTTTCGCGCGACGCCGGGCCGAGCAGGTCGAGGGCCCGGACCGCTGCCGGGCGGCCCTGGCCGGCCCGGGCCGCAGGCTGGTCGCGGTGGCCTGA
- a CDS encoding LysR family transcriptional regulator yields the protein MATLRALECLVAVADSGSITEAARLIHSSQPAVSQQIAALERETRTPLLRREPRGVSLTPAGRAAVADARRAIDAAAAAVRSARAAGEAKGGTLRLVCAQSLTVPLLAPVIRAWHRHLPHVAISVREAVTPVGLFDSVDGEKADLWVLSGPVDGGLTASVIAEEEIVLTAPRDHRLAAHRSVELPQLDGEDLVHFAPDNGLSNWLDWSLSAAGLRLKPVLRTSVTAAAPQLAAAGLGIAITPVSAVSAGFPGLVRSFSPRWARQLVAVTPGEPDPLVARFIADLRTRGVRVPRDVRNQLEARDSA from the coding sequence ATGGCTACGCTGCGTGCGCTGGAATGTCTGGTGGCGGTCGCGGACAGTGGGTCGATCACCGAGGCCGCCCGGCTGATTCATTCGTCGCAGCCCGCGGTGTCCCAGCAGATCGCCGCGCTGGAGCGCGAGACGCGCACACCTCTGCTGCGCCGGGAACCTCGCGGTGTCTCGCTCACCCCGGCCGGACGCGCCGCCGTCGCGGACGCCCGGCGGGCGATCGACGCGGCCGCGGCGGCGGTGCGCTCGGCCCGGGCCGCGGGTGAGGCGAAGGGCGGCACGCTGCGCCTGGTCTGCGCGCAGAGCCTGACCGTGCCGTTGCTCGCCCCGGTGATCCGCGCCTGGCACCGCCACCTTCCACACGTGGCGATCTCCGTCCGGGAGGCTGTCACGCCGGTTGGCCTTTTCGACTCGGTCGACGGCGAGAAGGCCGACCTGTGGGTGCTGTCCGGCCCGGTGGACGGCGGTCTCACCGCATCGGTCATCGCCGAGGAGGAGATCGTGCTGACGGCGCCGAGAGATCATCGGCTGGCCGCGCACCGCTCGGTGGAGCTGCCCCAGCTCGACGGCGAGGATCTGGTGCACTTCGCGCCGGACAACGGCTTGAGCAACTGGCTCGACTGGTCGCTCAGCGCCGCCGGGCTTCGTCTGAAGCCGGTGCTGAGAACCTCGGTCACCGCCGCGGCGCCACAGCTCGCGGCGGCCGGCCTCGGCATCGCGATCACTCCGGTCAGTGCCGTCAGCGCGGGCTTCCCGGGCCTGGTCCGCTCCTTCTCGCCCCGGTGGGCCCGCCAGTTGGTCGCGGTGACGCCGGGGGAACCCGACCCGCTCGTGGCCCGCTTCATCGCCGATCTGCGCACCCGCGGTGTGCGGGTGCCCCGGGACGTGCGGAACCAACTGGAGGCGCGGGACTCAGCGTAG